GGTGGCACTGATGAGATGGGGGGCTGCTCAGAGGAAGAGAGCCTCGTGGGACCAGAAGCCTGGGAGATGAAAACAGGTCTGGGGACGGTCTTGGAAACATAGAGGGTAGAGTTGCATGGAGGTGATGTGGGCTTGTGCTGTGGGTCACATCCCTGTTCTCTGACAGTGAGGATGGCTAGACCTCTGGAGCAGGCGGTGGCTGCCATTGTGTGCACCTTCCAGGAATATGCGGGGCGCTGTGGGGACAAGCACAAACTCTGCCAGGCAGAGCTCAAGGAGCTGCTACAGAAGGAGCTGCCCACCTGGATGCCGGTGAGCACCTGGGGTGCCCCCCTGTGGGGAAGAACTGCTTGGACAAGCTCTGAGCCTAGGGCAGCAGGAGGGGGAGGCTAGCCCCCTGGGAGGGGGTGCTGGGAAGGGAACTGCCAAGGCgggggtctcagtttcctcatcacaCAGGCTGCCTTGCAGGGCCGTGGGGAGGGTGGCGGGAGAGCACTCTGAAGGATGCCTACCACACGGGGGCACTCAGGAGCCCTAGTGGGTGTGCAGTAAATGGCCCAGAAGGAGGATTTGGGAGGGGGATTGGCATATGAGTTGTCAGGGCAGGTAGGTGAGGTTGACCTCCAGAAGGGATGCTGGTTGGGATGAGTGAGATCACCCAAGAGTGGAGGGGGGACagtacgtgtgtgtgtgagttgtTCAGCCCTCTTCAACCTGCCCCCTACCCACCCTACCCATCCTCTCCACAGACAGAGTTTCGGGAATGTGACTACAATAAATTCATGAGTGTCCTGGACACCAACAAGGATTGCGAAGTGGACTTTGTGGAGTACGTGCGCTCGCTTGCCTGCCTCTGCACCTACTGTCATGACTACTTCAAGGACTGCCCTCCGGAGCCACCCTGCTCCCAGTAGCCTTTGCTCAGGCAGGTGGAGCTGCCTGCGGGCAGGGGTCTGCTCAGATCCGCTCCATCTCTGCCTTGAGGTGGTCCTGAGCATGTTGCTACACCCCACTTCCTTCTCTCCCGCACCCTCTCCATGGGGAGTCTCCAGGTCTCCCTTGATAACTTAAAACCATTTTGCCCATGGGGGAGGGCACATGTGGGGTCCTCTTCCTAGGATCACAGCTAGTGACATGTAAAGCAGCCACCCTCTGCCCCCCTGCAGCGGCCCGGGACGCCTCCCTACAGTGACCCAGGATGGGCTTGGGTGGGGATCTGCTTTGAGGCTGTCCGGGCTCATTAgagtgtgtgcatgcatgagACCACAACAGGAACAGGCCTGTTCAACTCCTAATAAACAACTGGTGTCACTGGGCTTGGTTTGGTTCTTCCAAGTGGACAGCCAGAGCCTTGGGGCAGAATCCACTGACAGCCTCGCTTCTCCCTGGCCTTTTCCACCGGAGAACAGGAGGCGGAGGACAGTTTCAGATCTTGCAGAAATAAAATAGTCTCAACAGTCCagagggaggggatgggatcTACACAAGGACGATGTCCAGGGGAGACTGgggtccctctctccctttctggggTCTTGGAGGTAGAAGCTGCTTTGGACTGTGGAGGAGAGAGGGCAGCCTGAGGTTCCCTGGGGATGGAACTCAGTCCTCATGACAGGATGTTCTGAGTGAGGGTGGGGCCATGGGGGCTGGATGGGTTTGTTCCCTGCCCCGGGCTATGGGAGCCCAGAGTGCGGCGCTAATAGGATTCGGGTGCCTGAAGTCTGATTAGGGCGTTGTCTCAGCCAGGGAGGGGTAACTTTGCATTGAAGTGGAAAGGGGAGACCTTGGAGCAGACCCCATCCCTGAAACCACAGCCACCTGAAGGTCTTAACCCCCCACTTTTGACCCTCACTAAATCCTTGAATGCACACTCCACCCTAAGAGGTTAACCCTGGTCCCTAATGCCCCTATTTtgtgcctccccacttttcattCCTGCCACCCACTCAGCTCTAAACTCCCGCTTCTGAGACCTTCCCTGTCCCTCCTACTCCTGGTAACTTCAATCCACTCCTGAATCGCCACGCCTGACTCCCTACTCCATCACTACCTCACCCAGGACCCTTCTCCACTGACGAGCTTGAGTGGTCCTCATGCCTCCCTTGAGTGTAGCCTGTTCCTCTTCCCCGACCTTCAGCTCCTGCCCTGGGCCTCACTCAGCATGGCAGACAgccctttggggaggggagaaagacatGTGAGCAGTCCCAAGCTCTGAGCCTGGGGTCTCCTCCCTTAGTTCCTGGGCAGTCACATGTCCAGGGAAATTGCCCATCCATCACCCACCACACCTGAATCCCCTTTCTTAGCTGCTGTGGGGGACCATTTGCTCCCTGATCCCCACATCCCCCGCATAGACTGCTATGCATAAAACTCAAGCTGAGCTGTGTGTCTTGGGGGGTGCCAATTCAGGTCCTGGCCTGTGCCCACTGGGGGTCTCCTATTATCTATCTTTGGCTCCCTAGAGCAGGAAGCTGGGTTTCCAGGCTGGGTCAGTGAAGGGGGCGCTGGCATGCACCACATTGGCCCAGGCAGGAGGGCTGTCTCCTGCTCTCCCCCATCCCCTGCCATGGGCAGGGCTTGACTGGGGTATAAATAGGTCAGACCGCTGAGCTTTCCCCATTCTTCCTGTTTCCCCAACCCTCTCTACTCAGCGCTTCCTCTCTCTTGGACTGGTGAGTTGTGGTCACTGACTGGCATGCAAGGGGTGTTGGGCTGAGGCTcaggggagaaaaaggggaggccGGTGGGGGCCAGATGTGCTAAATGGGTCCAGATGTGAGATTCCAGTGGGGAGGCTCTggggtggtatgtgtgtgtgtgtgcacccagacaagtgcaagagagagaaaacagacagaAAGATGCATGTCGTGGATGAATTTGAGCTATAGAGTATGTTTTATTGCTGTAGTATGTTTGGTGTGCATGTGACCTGTGGGTGTGCATATTGGCTTGTGTTCGCTAGCTTGCACAAGCCTGTGTGTGCATACTCCAGTGTGGGAAGCAAAGTGAAGTCAGAAGGCAACTGTGGGCTTTTGTCTGGTAGCGTCCCGTGAGCCTCTGCCCAgcacacagcagcccagcccaaggGAGCCTCTCGGCATCCCTGCCTCTGTCATCTCACCCTGCCCCTCCCTAAGCGAGACCGCTGGTGTTTTCCGCTACAGGCTTTTGGGCAGGCTTCCAGCAGCCTCGCCCAACgctgggagggagaagaatgtgctGGGCGGGCTGCTCTGGGCTTGGCTGTGGGACCAACGGATTGAGTGGGGCCCCGGCAGCTTGCTGCCTGAAATCCAGAGCCCGTGCAGTGGGTCCTCAAGTATTTGCTGACGAAGCACCTGTTTCCCACTGTGCACACCCTCCCTGCCAGGAGCTGTGCCAGCGCCCCCTTCACTAGCCCACCTTTTCGGGCTTCCCCTAAGGTAGCAGCAGTATTTCACCAAGTGCTCCTTGAGTGATGAGAATTAGGTAGGACGTTCTAATTATATATCTGGGGTGGGGAAAGTAAGGGTGCCTCTGTGACCCCCGCCCCCAGATCTCAACTGTCATCATGGCATCCCCCCTGGAGAAGGCCCTGGACGCGATGGTGTCCACCTTTCACAAGTACTCGGGCAAGGAAGGTGACAAATTCAAGCTCAACAAGTCAGAGCTAAAGGAGCTGCTAACCCGGGAGCTGCCCAGCTTCCTGGGGGTGAGTGACTATGGCCTGGGGATGAGTCCCACCATGGGACATGCCCCACGGAGATGGGTTAGGGCCCTGGGAGGCATCAGTCTTTCTGCAGAGCAGTGGCTACAGCTGGCATCTATCACTGAGTTGGGGAAGTTGGGGCAGAGAGCTTACACTggttgtggggaggagggggttgtgggggggcagaggcagggtggGTCCCGACCATTCACTTCCCGTTGCCCAGCAGAAAGGTGGCTGAGAATGAACAGGTGAGTTCGGACCAGACTGTTGGCCAGGGGCTTTGCACAACTTAACTGAAGGGCaactaaagctcagagaggctaagcaaCTTCCCAAGGTAGTCAGTGTGCAAAGCTGAGATCTGCGAACCTGGGTGGTCCACTATTACTCCAGCAAAGAACAATTTTTGAGTTTCTATTTGGCTTTAGATGTGAAGACACAGTTATGGAGACACACACCTATTTCCCCTGATCAGTCACAGCTTCCATCTTGTATCAAACTTTATGCAGTTTACATATTGCTTTCATGACTACTATCTAATTGAATTCTTAAAAAGACCTCGGGGGAAATGTGGTTCCCTTTTCCAGTTGCATCCTGGTACCCATATTTCCATACCTGCAAGTAACCCACCTCTTACCCTAGCTTAGCCGCAAGGGCTGGAGTCCCAAAGCTGGCCCTCCAGGAGGGGCTGAGCCCTATCTGCAGGTAGAAGCCTGGTCTACTCGCAGCTCTGTCTCCTGGGGTTCCAGTGTCTACCTGCCTTTACCCCCTGCAGAAACGGACAGATGAAGCAGCGTTCCAGAAGCTGATGAGCAACTTGGACAACAACAAGGACAACGAGGTGGACTTCCAGGAGTACtgtgtcttcctctcctgcattGCCATGATGTGCAACGAGTTCTTTGAGGGTTTCCCTGATAAGCAACCCCGGAAGAAATGAAGGCTCCTCAGATTCAGTGGGGGCCTGCCAGGTGGGGTCTTCCCTGTGTGCATTGGGCACAAAACCTCACCTGGCTCTTCCAGACATGTGCAGGATTCTGAGCGAGTTCAATAAAGATTCTTGGAAGCTATGAGGCTGATGGTCTGAAAGACACTGGGGGCATGAGAAGAGGTGGAGAGTGTTGGGAGTTGAGCTGGGTTTTGTGGAAAGAAGACTGGTGGAGGTGCGGAGGGATGTGgtgtgactctgtgtgtgtgtgtgtgtgagtgtgtgtgtgtgtgtgtgtgtatgtgtgtgagagagagagacagacagagttgACTCTGATGGGACCAAAGGCAGATAAAGCCCCTTCCCCAAAAGCTTGGAATGTCCCAATTGTGGCATCTTAGCTGGGCACTtgcccctcctgcctctcctctgGCAGGACCTCTGACTGAGGCTGGGACAGTTGAAGGTCATATCTGCTCCCAGCTGGTGTCTGGAATGGAGTTTATGCGGCCTGGGGCGAGGTGGGGGAATGGGCTAAGGCATGGGGAGGCTAGcgtgggatgtggaggagggcTCAGTCCTGACAGTTACAGCCCAGGCCCTGTCCTGCCACCACTTTCCAGCGAATGGTTTAAACCCCGCAGGGATGGATGAGTCCTTCCTGGACATGGTCGGATCCGAGAGGTGATGTGGAAGGAGACAAGGCCTTTCTTTACCAATAGCCCGAGAATACTGTCCTGTCTCTGCCCCAGAGGCACTGGGATGAGTGAGATCTGTTATTGGTTTGGAATCACGTTCCTTCAGAGGAGCACAAAGGACCTCGGAAGGGATGAGTGGACAGTGGCTGTGGTGGGAATGAGGGTGAGAGTGGGAGGTGGTCATAATTTTGAAGACGAAATTTCAGACATATGATCTgataaacaaaattgagacattcccttccccctacccctccccccaaatcagGCATGATGTTGCTTTTCCTTAGGTTAAAG
The DNA window shown above is from Saccopteryx bilineata isolate mSacBil1 chromosome 2, mSacBil1_pri_phased_curated, whole genome shotgun sequence and carries:
- the S100A3 gene encoding protein S100-A3; this encodes MARPLEQAVAAIVCTFQEYAGRCGDKHKLCQAELKELLQKELPTWMPTEFRECDYNKFMSVLDTNKDCEVDFVEYVRSLACLCTYCHDYFKDCPPEPPCSQ
- the LOC136323371 gene encoding protein S100-A4; translated protein: MASPLEKALDAMVSTFHKYSGKEGDKFKLNKSELKELLTRELPSFLGKRTDEAAFQKLMSNLDNNKDNEVDFQEYCVFLSCIAMMCNEFFEGFPDKQPRKK